Proteins encoded in a region of the Terriglobia bacterium genome:
- a CDS encoding PEGA domain-containing protein, giving the protein MKLSIKLVKVLVPCLVVLAPMLMGGRLQAKNEILGQIELEAANKPAKSSGVWIDGQYVGYMKELKGSKKILLLPGKHQVEVRQDGYQNFTQEVNLEPGQKQIVAVAMQKDLSAQYGTQTAVVKISGHPKRAAVFVDKQFVGHVDQFDGPGQGMLLTPGKHEIKVSLAGYQTFETQVTLQPRQKLKLKTNLMQQGQSVGQPTASR; this is encoded by the coding sequence GTGAAGCTTTCAATAAAGCTGGTCAAGGTATTGGTTCCCTGTCTCGTGGTCCTTGCCCCGATGCTTATGGGCGGGCGACTTCAGGCAAAGAACGAGATTTTAGGACAAATCGAACTGGAAGCGGCCAACAAGCCGGCCAAAAGCTCCGGCGTGTGGATTGACGGCCAATACGTCGGCTACATGAAGGAGCTGAAGGGATCCAAGAAAATCCTGCTGCTGCCGGGGAAACATCAGGTCGAGGTCCGCCAGGATGGTTACCAGAACTTTACCCAGGAAGTGAACCTGGAGCCGGGCCAAAAACAGATCGTGGCGGTTGCCATGCAGAAAGATCTCTCTGCCCAGTACGGGACCCAGACGGCGGTGGTGAAAATCTCCGGACATCCGAAACGCGCGGCTGTGTTTGTGGACAAGCAGTTTGTAGGACACGTCGACCAGTTCGACGGGCCCGGCCAGGGAATGCTGCTGACGCCGGGAAAACACGAAATCAAAGTCTCACTTGCGGGCTACCAGACGTTTGAAACGCAAGTGACCCTGCAGCCCCGCCAGAAGCTGAAGCTCAAAACCAACCTCATGCAGCAGGGACAATCCGTCGGACAACCCACGGCCAGCCGCTGA